One genomic segment of Aminivibrio sp. includes these proteins:
- a CDS encoding cob(I)yrinic acid a,c-diamide adenosyltransferase, giving the protein MSLLDFGLIHVYMGDGKGKTTSALGLVVRMTGCGGKTAFIQFMKGWLYSEVRGLSFLPGVRLIQTGRPDYIYPGRIDPVDFAEAEKGLRAARQALLSGCYDLVILDEINVALSFGLLPLGEVLELLKRKPLHVEVVLTGRNPPPELIEIADLVTDMAEVKHPYRKGILARKGIDC; this is encoded by the coding sequence ATGTCGCTTTTGGACTTCGGTCTCATTCATGTTTACATGGGCGATGGAAAGGGAAAAACAACCAGCGCCCTGGGACTCGTGGTCCGCATGACCGGATGCGGCGGAAAAACGGCTTTTATCCAGTTCATGAAGGGGTGGCTCTACAGCGAAGTTCGGGGACTCTCTTTTCTTCCGGGAGTACGGCTCATTCAAACGGGGCGTCCCGATTACATCTATCCCGGACGAATTGACCCCGTTGATTTCGCCGAAGCTGAAAAAGGACTGCGCGCGGCCCGGCAGGCTCTTCTCTCGGGATGCTATGATCTTGTCATTCTCGACGAAATCAACGTGGCCCTCTCGTTCGGACTGCTTCCTCTCGGGGAAGTACTTGAACTTCTGAAACGTAAACCGCTTCATGTGGAAGTGGTTCTCACAGGGAGAAATCCGCCACCCGAGCTGATAGAAATTGCAGACCTTGTGACGGACATGGCCGAGGTAAAACACCCTTACAGAAAAGGCATTCTGGCCAGAAAGGGAATTGACTGCTGA
- a CDS encoding Lon protease family protein translates to MAKQSGGKQISLDQLRKKTDIGSLGFATTEELQPLQEFIGQKRAVSAISFGLEVESKGYNIFVLGNPGSGRTTYSLERLRTAAAKRAAPDDWVYVYNFDDPGQPLAINLPAGKGKALGTAFDELLEELKVSISKAFEKSQYEDAKAQLVKAFQEEVNQLMEEVKAWAMEKEFALKRTPQGFVNIPLTEEEGENGEKIKREIQQEEFEALSEEEQKTWQKKSEEVSQKTLDTLRKIRDLEKELKERIVKLEAEICRNAITPYLHDVKEKFGTTEVLCSWIDALTEDIIENFSIFVAAAKDENAEIDFTRYTVNVFVCNDPENGSPVIWETNPTYYNLSGKVEYESRQGYLYTDFRKIVPGAFQKANGGFLVLDAEKVLLNFMSWEALKRVLRTGEANIENLGEQYGAVPVSSLRPQPIPIRLKVIMVGTPYLYALLQHYDPEFRKMFKIKADFDTDMERTPETERQMARFIATCLKRENGLPFDASGVAEVIDWSSRIADDQERISTEFNKITEVIVESSAWTKADGASIVTGRHVRKAIEEKKFRSNLIQERIARAYEDGVIRIDTSGEVVGQINGLSVVDLMDYRFGHPSRITANVYMGQEGVVNIEREVKLTGPIHNKGLLILTSYLGRKYAQDMPLSLSARITFEQMYGGIEGDSASSTELYCLLSALSGVPLKQGFAVTGSVDQFGNIQPIGGVNEKIEGFFQYCEHRGLTGEQGVIIPAQNVRHLMLEEKVIDAVKAGKFGVFSVTTIDEGIGLLTGVLPSTIHRKVKNRLKKWMKEGAKLKKKYKLEAEEDDNDAEE, encoded by the coding sequence ATGGCAAAACAATCTGGAGGAAAACAGATTTCACTGGACCAGCTTCGAAAAAAAACCGACATTGGGTCTCTCGGTTTTGCGACAACTGAGGAACTTCAACCCCTGCAGGAATTTATCGGCCAGAAAAGGGCAGTTTCTGCCATTTCCTTCGGCCTTGAGGTGGAAAGCAAGGGCTACAACATTTTTGTTCTCGGCAATCCCGGCAGCGGCAGAACAACCTACTCTCTCGAGCGGCTCAGGACTGCGGCAGCGAAAAGAGCGGCCCCGGACGACTGGGTGTACGTTTACAACTTCGACGACCCGGGACAGCCGCTTGCGATAAACCTCCCCGCGGGGAAAGGAAAGGCTCTCGGGACAGCCTTTGATGAACTTCTCGAAGAGCTCAAAGTCTCCATCAGCAAGGCCTTCGAGAAAAGCCAGTATGAAGACGCCAAGGCGCAGCTGGTGAAAGCGTTCCAGGAAGAGGTCAACCAGCTCATGGAAGAGGTCAAGGCCTGGGCGATGGAAAAGGAATTCGCCCTGAAGAGGACTCCCCAGGGGTTCGTCAACATTCCCCTTACCGAGGAGGAAGGCGAAAACGGGGAAAAAATCAAGCGGGAAATCCAGCAGGAGGAGTTCGAGGCCCTTTCCGAAGAAGAGCAGAAGACCTGGCAGAAAAAGTCGGAAGAAGTCTCCCAGAAAACCCTGGATACCCTCCGGAAGATCCGCGATCTTGAGAAGGAGTTGAAGGAGCGCATTGTCAAGCTGGAGGCGGAAATCTGCAGAAACGCCATAACGCCATACCTCCATGACGTGAAGGAAAAATTCGGCACTACCGAGGTCCTCTGTTCTTGGATTGACGCCCTGACGGAAGACATCATAGAGAACTTCAGCATCTTCGTCGCAGCAGCCAAGGACGAAAACGCTGAAATAGACTTCACTCGCTATACGGTGAACGTTTTTGTCTGCAACGATCCAGAGAACGGTTCTCCCGTCATATGGGAGACAAACCCGACATACTACAACCTCTCCGGCAAAGTTGAATACGAAAGCCGGCAGGGATATCTGTATACCGATTTCAGGAAGATTGTGCCCGGTGCGTTCCAGAAGGCAAACGGCGGATTCCTCGTTCTGGATGCAGAGAAAGTCCTTCTCAACTTCATGTCCTGGGAGGCTCTCAAGAGGGTTCTCAGGACCGGAGAGGCTAATATAGAAAACCTGGGTGAGCAGTACGGCGCGGTGCCGGTTTCTTCTCTCAGACCCCAGCCTATCCCCATCCGGCTGAAGGTCATCATGGTGGGGACACCGTACCTGTACGCCCTGCTTCAGCACTACGATCCCGAGTTCCGGAAAATGTTCAAGATCAAGGCAGATTTCGACACGGACATGGAGAGAACCCCCGAGACGGAACGGCAGATGGCCCGGTTTATTGCCACCTGCCTGAAGCGGGAGAACGGCCTGCCCTTCGATGCTTCCGGAGTTGCGGAAGTCATCGACTGGTCGAGCAGAATCGCCGACGACCAGGAAAGGATATCCACCGAGTTCAACAAAATAACCGAAGTCATTGTGGAATCATCGGCGTGGACAAAAGCGGACGGAGCCTCCATCGTCACAGGCCGGCACGTACGAAAGGCCATAGAGGAGAAGAAGTTTCGTTCAAACCTGATCCAGGAGCGGATCGCCAGGGCTTACGAGGACGGCGTCATAAGGATTGACACATCCGGGGAAGTCGTCGGACAGATCAACGGCCTCTCAGTGGTGGATCTCATGGACTACCGCTTCGGCCATCCCTCCAGGATCACCGCTAATGTCTATATGGGGCAGGAAGGCGTCGTCAACATCGAACGGGAAGTGAAGCTTACGGGACCGATACACAACAAGGGACTGCTCATCCTGACGAGCTACCTCGGAAGGAAATATGCCCAGGACATGCCCCTTTCCCTCTCGGCCCGCATCACTTTCGAACAGATGTACGGAGGCATCGAGGGAGACAGCGCCTCTTCAACGGAGTTGTACTGCCTTCTTTCCGCCCTTTCCGGTGTTCCTCTGAAACAGGGATTCGCCGTGACCGGATCGGTGGACCAGTTCGGCAATATTCAGCCTATCGGCGGAGTCAACGAGAAAATCGAAGGGTTTTTCCAGTACTGCGAGCATCGCGGCCTCACCGGAGAGCAGGGTGTTATCATTCCGGCCCAGAACGTCCGCCATCTCATGCTTGAGGAAAAAGTCATTGATGCGGTAAAGGCGGGAAAGTTCGGCGTGTTCTCCGTTACGACCATCGACGAGGGGATCGGGCTTCTTACCGGGGTCTTACCGTCCACCATCCACAGAAAAGTGAAAAACAGGCTGAAGAAATGGATGAAAGAAGGGGCGAAACTCAAGAAAAAATACAAGCTCGAGGCGGAAGAAGACGACAACGATGCCGAAGAGTAG
- the nth gene encoding endonuclease III codes for MPKSSFSRPAGIDEVFDGLEEMWGNESAPPEPAHDEPLDGLVLTLLSQNTNDRNRDRAFDALKTRFPDWETAAGASSGSIADCIRPAGLANTKSERMLRILDAIRKTFGKYSLKELKHWEDTKIKEYLASLPGIGAKTIACVMLFDLGKSAFPVDTHIARFCRRMEWVSEKTAPEEIQVLLEEWVPRDRFYGGHINIIKHGRGICWARKPACGKCRIAGLCPYSGKHGVLA; via the coding sequence ATGCCGAAGAGTAGCTTTTCCCGTCCCGCCGGAATCGACGAGGTGTTCGACGGCCTGGAAGAGATGTGGGGAAATGAATCGGCTCCTCCGGAACCGGCTCATGATGAACCCCTCGACGGGCTCGTGCTCACTCTTTTGTCCCAGAACACCAACGACCGGAACAGGGACCGGGCTTTCGACGCCCTCAAGACACGCTTTCCCGATTGGGAAACTGCGGCCGGGGCTTCCTCCGGAAGCATAGCGGACTGTATCAGGCCCGCCGGACTGGCAAACACAAAATCGGAAAGGATGCTTCGCATCCTCGATGCAATAAGGAAGACCTTTGGGAAGTATTCTCTGAAGGAACTCAAACACTGGGAGGATACGAAAATCAAGGAATACCTCGCTTCGCTGCCGGGGATCGGTGCAAAAACCATTGCCTGCGTTATGCTGTTCGACCTCGGAAAATCGGCTTTCCCGGTGGACACACACATCGCTCGGTTCTGCAGACGGATGGAGTGGGTCTCGGAAAAGACTGCTCCGGAAGAAATACAGGTTCTTCTTGAGGAATGGGTTCCCAGGGACCGATTTTACGGGGGTCACATAAATATAATTAAGCACGGCAGAGGTATCTGCTGGGCAAGAAAACCAGCCTGCGGGAAATGCCGTATCGCCGGACTCTGTCCCTACAGCGGCAAACACGGGGTCCTCGCCTGA
- a CDS encoding YerC/YecD family TrpR-related protein codes for MVEKWKDKLTDQLCQAFLSLETPEEIYSFLEDVATIGEIRALAQRLEVSRLLSEGYTYPQIAQQTGASTATISRVKKFLEYGADGYKIVLERLRKEES; via the coding sequence ATGGTTGAAAAATGGAAGGATAAATTGACGGATCAGCTTTGCCAAGCGTTTCTCTCCCTCGAAACTCCGGAGGAAATCTACAGTTTCCTCGAAGACGTGGCAACCATAGGGGAAATCAGAGCCCTGGCCCAGCGTCTTGAAGTGTCGCGGCTCCTGAGCGAAGGGTATACCTACCCCCAGATCGCCCAACAAACAGGAGCTAGCACTGCGACAATCAGCAGGGTAAAAAAATTCCTCGAATATGGAGCGGACGGCTACAAGATTGTGCTGGAGCGGCTGCGGAAAGAAGAATCCTGA
- a CDS encoding aminotransferase class I/II-fold pyridoxal phosphate-dependent enzyme — MPLYLDKNENPFQTPEEIRDAVLEKISGLLFNRYPDPEYPLLKRQLADIAGLSDESVVTGNGGDEILWMVFSRFVRPGDPVLTFSPTFSEYYRLSRLAEARHITFPVNLEGDDPLFPVQDFIKAIEKEKPALVLLDTPNNPTGKSLPASFIEEVIARSESLVVIDEAYGEFADTTFLAGLRGKRVPDNVVILKTLSKAWGMAGVRFGWAYCGTRAAAALEETRSPFNVGIFSEAAAGVVLAHPEFPAFSAERVRRLREAVHQGVNTIEGWKAFGSDGNFLLLRVPFSEGEVRSAADGYFCFKFLDLTPETRDRRCWIRLTIGTEDEMAEVLRFFSSLEKNPDRFGS, encoded by the coding sequence ATGCCCCTATATCTGGACAAAAATGAAAATCCTTTCCAAACGCCGGAGGAAATCAGGGATGCTGTTTTGGAAAAGATTTCCGGACTTCTGTTCAACAGGTATCCTGACCCGGAATATCCTTTACTGAAGCGGCAGCTTGCTGATATAGCCGGTCTCTCAGATGAATCAGTGGTGACCGGCAACGGCGGCGATGAAATCCTCTGGATGGTCTTTTCCCGCTTTGTACGGCCGGGCGACCCGGTTTTGACGTTTTCTCCCACTTTCTCCGAATATTACAGACTGTCGCGGCTCGCAGAGGCGAGGCACATTACTTTCCCCGTCAACCTTGAGGGGGATGATCCTCTTTTTCCCGTCCAGGACTTTATTAAAGCGATCGAAAAAGAAAAGCCGGCCCTTGTGCTGCTCGATACGCCGAACAACCCCACAGGAAAAAGCCTGCCTGCTTCTTTTATCGAAGAAGTAATTGCCCGAAGTGAATCGCTCGTGGTGATTGATGAAGCCTACGGAGAATTTGCGGATACCACATTTCTGGCCGGGCTCCGCGGAAAGCGGGTTCCAGACAACGTCGTCATTCTGAAAACCCTCTCAAAGGCATGGGGAATGGCCGGAGTGCGTTTCGGATGGGCATACTGCGGGACTCGTGCCGCAGCCGCTCTCGAAGAGACCAGAAGCCCCTTCAATGTCGGTATTTTTTCGGAAGCTGCGGCGGGGGTAGTCCTGGCACATCCTGAATTCCCTGCTTTCTCCGCCGAAAGGGTAAGAAGATTGAGGGAAGCAGTCCACCAAGGCGTCAATACCATTGAAGGATGGAAGGCCTTCGGGAGCGACGGAAATTTCCTTCTGCTGAGGGTACCTTTTTCGGAAGGTGAAGTCCGTTCCGCTGCGGACGGTTATTTTTGTTTCAAGTTCCTTGATCTGACACCGGAAACAAGAGATCGGCGATGCTGGATCAGGCTGACGATCGGAACAGAAGATGAAATGGCTGAAGTTCTTCGTTTTTTCTCGTCACTGGAAAAAAATCCGGACCGGTTTGGAAGCTGA
- the tilS gene encoding tRNA lysidine(34) synthetase TilS, whose amino-acid sequence MGKMEKAPSPDIPFDYSLSRLEKEFLKTGDSQGWTQTNAPILLAVSGGSDSMAMLWLFSMFRGRNLIVAHLDHGIRGEEGKSDASFVASMAARFGVRHICQSIPVPALLQKGESLEDGARRIRYRFLEETAKAEGAWGIGVAHTSDDSAETFLHNLLRGSGVRGLSGIPEKRGLIFRPLLKYSREFLRELLRLYGIPWREDSTNEDTSYLRNKIRNVLIPLVEREINSSARKHILGTAGDLAFFRRQEEKIQGSLLRLASVSLPFCSYACSLPFLRRLDGDTTALFLRGAGRTLGLKTLSRERTEKLAELLRKDNPWCFQWQSSMYVFSSFPFVTWVDPVILNRVDPPGISVPMEGIQGTFEWNNWQFSWKREKSADASAGWMQAVFPCTGDIKIFSLSELEKHRDIWAPQWGRHIFPVLRSGSFEWVPFWGKRTAPGVARSGNEVVRIQAKIIPFTTEKGKDDGLQGFGYSDSER is encoded by the coding sequence ATGGGAAAGATGGAGAAAGCCCCCAGTCCCGATATTCCATTCGATTATTCTCTTTCCCGTCTTGAAAAAGAATTCCTCAAAACAGGCGACTCTCAGGGATGGACACAGACAAACGCCCCCATACTGCTGGCCGTTTCGGGCGGAAGCGATTCTATGGCAATGCTCTGGCTCTTTTCCATGTTCCGCGGAAGGAACCTGATCGTTGCCCATCTCGACCATGGAATCCGCGGTGAGGAAGGAAAGAGCGACGCGTCATTTGTCGCTTCCATGGCAGCCCGGTTCGGGGTCAGACACATCTGCCAATCCATTCCTGTTCCAGCTCTCCTCCAAAAAGGAGAATCCCTCGAAGACGGCGCACGAAGGATCAGGTACCGTTTCCTGGAAGAAACGGCAAAGGCGGAGGGCGCTTGGGGCATAGGAGTTGCCCATACGAGCGACGACTCGGCGGAAACATTTCTGCACAACCTGCTCCGCGGTTCGGGCGTCCGGGGACTTTCCGGAATTCCCGAGAAACGGGGCCTCATTTTCCGCCCTCTCCTGAAATATTCCAGAGAATTTCTCCGGGAGCTTCTCCGCCTCTACGGCATACCATGGAGAGAGGACTCCACCAACGAGGATACGTCCTACCTGAGAAACAAAATCAGAAACGTGCTCATTCCTCTTGTTGAAAGAGAAATAAACAGTTCCGCCCGGAAGCATATCCTGGGAACTGCAGGAGATCTTGCGTTCTTCCGCCGGCAGGAGGAGAAGATCCAGGGTTCTCTTCTCAGGCTCGCTTCCGTATCGCTGCCCTTTTGTTCCTATGCATGTTCGCTCCCGTTCCTGAGACGTCTTGACGGGGATACAACGGCCCTTTTCCTCCGCGGCGCGGGAAGGACCCTTGGACTGAAAACCCTCTCAAGGGAAAGAACCGAAAAACTTGCAGAGCTTCTCAGAAAGGATAATCCCTGGTGTTTTCAGTGGCAGAGCAGCATGTATGTTTTCAGCAGTTTCCCCTTTGTTACCTGGGTCGACCCTGTTATACTTAACCGGGTGGATCCTCCCGGAATTTCTGTGCCCATGGAAGGGATCCAAGGCACTTTTGAATGGAATAACTGGCAGTTTTCCTGGAAAAGGGAAAAATCGGCCGATGCTTCTGCCGGATGGATGCAGGCTGTTTTTCCCTGCACCGGCGATATAAAGATTTTTTCCCTTTCGGAACTGGAGAAACATCGGGACATCTGGGCGCCCCAGTGGGGACGGCATATTTTCCCGGTGCTCCGCTCCGGTTCCTTCGAATGGGTTCCTTTCTGGGGGAAGCGTACAGCCCCGGGGGTAGCCCGTTCCGGGAATGAGGTCGTTCGAATTCAGGCAAAAATTATTCCTTTTACCACTGAAAAGGGGAAAGACGATGGATTACAGGGTTTCGGATATTCTGATTCCGAAAGATGA
- the hpt gene encoding hypoxanthine phosphoribosyltransferase: MDYRVSDILIPKDEIEKRVADLGKQIARDYEGQALVVVGILKGAVVFMADLVRNIPSSVNLSLDFMAVSSYGDSTKTSGIVRIVKDLDSSIKDKNVLIVEDIVDTGLTLSYLVKLMHERQPESVRVCALLDKEERRKVHVNVDYRGFSIPDKFVVGYGLDYAGKWRNLPSVHVVEVS; the protein is encoded by the coding sequence ATGGATTACAGGGTTTCGGATATTCTGATTCCGAAAGATGAAATTGAAAAAAGAGTCGCCGATCTGGGCAAACAGATAGCCAGGGATTATGAGGGGCAGGCACTCGTTGTTGTCGGTATCCTGAAGGGAGCGGTCGTGTTCATGGCCGACCTCGTCAGGAACATACCCTCGTCGGTGAACCTTTCCCTTGATTTCATGGCGGTCTCCTCCTACGGTGATTCCACAAAAACCAGCGGAATCGTCCGGATTGTCAAAGACCTGGACAGCAGCATCAAAGACAAAAACGTCCTCATTGTCGAGGATATAGTTGACACCGGACTCACTCTGTCATATCTTGTCAAACTGATGCATGAAAGGCAGCCCGAAAGCGTCAGGGTCTGCGCCCTTCTCGACAAGGAGGAACGGCGGAAGGTCCACGTGAATGTGGATTACAGGGGATTTTCAATCCCCGATAAATTTGTTGTTGGCTACGGCCTTGATTACGCGGGCAAATGGAGGAATCTCCCCTCGGTTCATGTTGTCGAGGTTTCGTGA
- the ftsH gene encoding ATP-dependent zinc metalloprotease FtsH: protein MGRLVKNLGLYLILIVLVVSLVNVFLSPAQGPQQIQEIGYSTFLSEVSSGRITAVTIRENSLKGKFTDGREFVTYVVGIEDLAKEVAQKGVNVEVEPPQKTPWWANMLSSLFPTLLLIGVWVFFLYNMQGGGGKVMNFAKSKAKLFLDNRPKVTFKDVAGCEESKEELSEVVYYLKDPSRFTALGAKVPKGILLLGPPGTGKTLLARAAAGEADVPFFSVSGSDFVEMFVGVGAARVRDLFEQARKYQPCIIFIDEMDAVGRQRGAGLGGGHDEREQTLNQLLVELDGFDESTGIILIAATNRPDILDPALLRPGRFDRHIIVDRPDVKGREAILEVHVRGKKLAPDVNLEVLARRTPGFVGADLANLVNEAALLSARNGEKEISMKNFEEGIDRVIAGPERKSRLVSEKEKRIIAYHETGHALVAGLIPSCDPVHKISIIPRGQMALGYTLQLPEEDRFLMSRSELLDKICVLLGGRVAEEIQFGDVTTGASNDLERATQIARQMVTEFGMSEKLGLVKLGHKHQEVFLGRDIGEDRNYSDEVAYSIDQEVKKIIDSCYGRVHHLLVENADEMANVARVLLEKEVIEGKELARLLGLEEKEEKTGSPAEGAEKTTLSPEETAEDSRSPNILGEAPAD from the coding sequence TTGGGCCGATTGGTAAAAAATCTCGGGTTGTATCTCATTCTTATTGTGCTCGTTGTGAGCCTTGTGAACGTTTTTCTTTCTCCCGCCCAGGGTCCCCAGCAAATTCAGGAGATCGGGTACAGCACATTTCTTTCGGAAGTCTCCTCGGGGAGAATCACAGCTGTCACCATACGGGAAAATTCCCTCAAGGGCAAGTTCACCGACGGAAGAGAATTCGTTACCTACGTGGTCGGTATTGAAGACTTGGCAAAGGAAGTCGCCCAGAAGGGAGTGAACGTGGAGGTGGAGCCTCCGCAGAAAACTCCCTGGTGGGCCAACATGCTTTCCTCGCTGTTCCCGACGCTGCTGCTCATCGGAGTCTGGGTCTTCTTCCTCTACAACATGCAGGGCGGCGGCGGCAAGGTAATGAACTTCGCGAAGAGCAAGGCCAAACTCTTTCTCGACAACCGCCCAAAGGTCACGTTCAAGGATGTCGCCGGCTGCGAGGAATCGAAGGAAGAGCTCTCCGAGGTCGTGTACTATCTGAAGGATCCAAGCAGGTTCACAGCCCTCGGAGCAAAGGTGCCCAAGGGCATCTTGCTCCTTGGACCCCCGGGAACGGGAAAAACCCTTCTTGCCAGGGCTGCGGCCGGAGAGGCTGATGTTCCCTTCTTCAGCGTCAGCGGTTCGGACTTCGTCGAGATGTTCGTCGGTGTCGGCGCAGCAAGGGTTCGGGATCTCTTTGAACAGGCTCGAAAATATCAGCCGTGCATTATATTCATCGATGAGATGGACGCTGTCGGAAGGCAACGGGGTGCGGGCCTCGGGGGAGGCCACGACGAACGGGAACAGACACTGAACCAGCTTCTTGTCGAACTTGACGGGTTCGACGAATCGACCGGTATCATCCTCATTGCGGCCACGAACAGACCCGATATTCTCGACCCGGCACTTCTCCGTCCGGGAAGGTTCGACCGCCATATCATCGTAGACCGGCCGGATGTCAAGGGACGGGAGGCTATTCTGGAGGTTCATGTCCGGGGAAAGAAACTCGCTCCCGACGTGAATCTTGAAGTCCTTGCCCGCCGGACACCCGGTTTCGTAGGGGCCGACCTTGCCAACCTTGTGAACGAGGCAGCACTGCTTTCGGCAAGGAACGGAGAAAAAGAAATCTCCATGAAGAACTTCGAGGAAGGGATCGACAGGGTCATCGCGGGACCTGAACGCAAGAGTCGCCTCGTGAGCGAAAAAGAAAAGAGGATCATCGCGTACCATGAGACCGGGCATGCCCTTGTTGCAGGACTGATACCGTCCTGCGACCCGGTGCACAAGATTTCCATCATTCCGAGAGGACAAATGGCTCTCGGCTACACGCTTCAGCTGCCTGAGGAGGATCGTTTTCTCATGTCTCGTTCCGAACTGCTTGACAAGATCTGCGTTCTTCTCGGCGGAAGAGTAGCCGAAGAGATCCAGTTCGGGGACGTCACCACAGGTGCCAGCAACGACCTGGAACGGGCTACCCAGATTGCCAGGCAGATGGTCACCGAATTCGGAATGAGTGAAAAGCTTGGTCTCGTCAAGCTGGGCCACAAGCACCAGGAAGTGTTCCTCGGCAGAGATATCGGAGAGGACCGGAATTACAGCGACGAAGTGGCCTATTCGATAGACCAGGAAGTGAAAAAGATCATCGATTCGTGCTATGGCAGAGTTCATCACCTTCTTGTGGAAAATGCCGACGAGATGGCGAATGTAGCCCGGGTTCTTCTCGAAAAGGAAGTCATCGAGGGGAAGGAACTTGCACGTCTGCTCGGCCTGGAAGAGAAAGAGGAGAAAACCGGTTCCCCGGCGGAAGGGGCAGAAAAAACCACACTGTCTCCGGAAGAAACCGCCGAAGACAGCCGAAGCCCGAACATCCTTGGAGAAGCTCCTGCGGATTAG